One genomic segment of Synechococcales cyanobacterium T60_A2020_003 includes these proteins:
- a CDS encoding URC4/urg3 family protein produces the protein MSSGSEWDAATAIAYLQSPQAIRDRCTVLFDLACADKLTHFRCDLEKLDATAAYVLEVIRDQYPDLDVPFHSRWRHFEGDGSDRLQTFYAGLAGASPIERARSQVDLAVTSVLLDAGAGAQWQFCEPGTQQMWQRSEGLAIASLYLFQAGAFSSQMASPFQADASGLRAFSQEELCQGFQVSDRNPLVGVGGRVQLLNQLGRAIAQNPGLFPGTLPRPGNLVDYLVTQATDGKLAATTVFRAVMEGFGSIWPGRVAIAGVNLGDVWPHSSLPDTGIGSQLVPLHKLSQWLTYSLLEPLQDLGLTITDLDQLTGLAEYRNGGLCVDMGLLQPKHDGVLGDRHLPSSEVIVEWRALTVVLLDRIAAALRAQLGQDETQLPLVKVLEGGTWTAGRRLAQAKRGGLPPIQIDSDGTVF, from the coding sequence ATGTCTTCCGGTTCTGAATGGGATGCTGCTACGGCGATCGCCTATCTCCAATCTCCCCAGGCGATTCGCGATCGCTGTACAGTGCTATTTGATCTCGCCTGCGCGGATAAGCTGACCCATTTCCGGTGTGATTTGGAAAAACTGGACGCTACAGCGGCCTACGTCTTAGAGGTGATCCGCGATCAGTATCCGGATTTAGACGTACCGTTTCACAGTCGGTGGCGACACTTTGAGGGCGATGGGAGCGATCGCCTCCAAACCTTCTATGCCGGACTCGCTGGTGCATCACCCATTGAGCGGGCGCGTTCCCAAGTAGATTTAGCCGTGACCAGTGTGCTTCTGGATGCGGGGGCGGGCGCACAGTGGCAGTTTTGTGAACCGGGTACACAGCAGATGTGGCAACGCTCGGAGGGATTGGCGATCGCCAGTCTATACCTATTCCAAGCGGGCGCATTTTCCAGTCAGATGGCTTCCCCGTTTCAGGCGGATGCTTCAGGACTCCGTGCGTTTAGTCAGGAGGAGCTGTGTCAAGGCTTTCAGGTGTCAGATAGGAACCCTCTAGTTGGCGTTGGGGGACGGGTGCAGTTGCTTAACCAACTGGGACGGGCGATCGCTCAAAATCCTGGGCTATTTCCTGGAACCCTCCCCCGTCCAGGAAATCTGGTCGATTATCTAGTGACGCAAGCAACGGATGGCAAACTAGCCGCGACTACGGTGTTTCGGGCAGTGATGGAGGGTTTTGGCTCGATCTGGCCGGGACGGGTAGCGATCGCAGGTGTCAATCTTGGCGATGTGTGGCCGCATTCCAGCCTCCCAGATACGGGGATTGGTTCCCAACTGGTTCCCTTGCACAAGCTCTCGCAATGGCTCACCTACTCTCTTTTGGAACCGTTGCAGGATCTAGGACTGACGATCACGGATCTGGATCAGTTGACCGGACTGGCGGAGTATCGCAACGGGGGGCTGTGTGTCGATATGGGTCTACTCCAACCGAAGCATGATGGCGTGTTGGGCGATCGCCATTTGCCTAGTTCTGAGGTCATTGTGGAATGGCGGGCGTTAACGGTGGTCTTGCTCGATCGGATTGCGGCGGCTCTTCGCGCCCAACTCGGACAGGATGAAACTCAGCTTCCCCTAGTCAAAGTGCTAGAAGGGGGGACATGGACAGCCGGACGGAGGCTAGCTCAGGCGAAGCGCGGAGGCTTACCACCGATTCAGATTGATAGTGATGGAACTGTGTTTTAA